The Triticum aestivum cultivar Chinese Spring chromosome 6D, IWGSC CS RefSeq v2.1, whole genome shotgun sequence genomic sequence CCTGTCTCCCGCCACCGGAGCTGCTGCACCCTACCACCGCCACCGATGACCATCCGGCCGGCCAGAATGGATAGCCCGGACCCTTCCTTCACCAGTCAGCCCTCGCCGCCGGTGTTTCGCCGCCGAAAATTATCGATGCACCGCCACTCACGTCGAATTTGGGGATGAAAAAAACCCACCACGTACAAACTCCTCCTCATACCGCCCTAGTGGCCTCGCTGGTGGCCACCGCCTCTTCGGCAACGACCCGCTGCCCTCCCACCGCACCCGCCAGAGCCAAACAAGCTCGAAGGCCGACAACGGCGGTGACGACGCTCGCCGAGGCGGCCACGAaaaggaagatgaagatgaaggaaatatgccctagaggcaataataaagttgttatttatatttccttatgtcatgataaatgtttattattcatgttagaattgtattaacaggaaacttagtacatgtgtgaatacatagacaaacagagtgtccctagtatgcctctacttgactagctcattaatcaaagatggttaagtttcctagccatagacatgtgttgtcatttgatcaacgggatcacatcattagagaatgatgtgatggacaagacccattcgttagctttagcattatgatcgttgagttttattgctattgctttcttcatgacttatacatgttcctctgactatgagattatgcaactcccggataccggaggaacaccttgtgtgctatcaaacgtcacaacgtaactgggtgattataaagatgctctacaggtgtctccgagggtgtttgttgggttggcatagatcgatattaggatttgtcactccgtgtttcggagaggtatctttgggccctctcggtaatgcacatcactataagccttgcaagcaatgtgactaatgagttagttgcgggatgatacatcagaacgagtaaagagacttgccggtaacgagattgaactaggtattgagataacaacgatctaatctcgggcaagtaacataccgatgacaaagggaacaacgtatgttgttatgcggtttgaccgataaagatcttcgtagaatatgtaggagccaatatgagcatccaggttccgctattggttattgaccggagatgagtctcggtcatgtctacatagttctcgaacccgtagggtccgcacgcttaacgttcgatgacgatttgtattatgagtttatgtgatttgatgactgaagtatgttctgagtcccggatgagatcacggacatgacgaggagtcttgaaattgtcgagacgtaaagatcgatatattggaaggctatattcggacatcggaaaggttctgagtggttcgggtatttttcggagtaccggagagttacgggaattcgccggggggagtcattgggccttaatgggccttagtgggagagaggaggaggcggccaaggtgggggcgccccccaagtccaatctgaattgggaggggggccggcccccctttccttctctccctctccctcttccttcttctcctactccaactagggaaagggggaatcctactcccaccgggagtaggactccccccttgggcgcgccttgagagggccggccctcccctcctccactcctttatatacgggggatgggggcaccccatagacacacaagtttatcttacccgtgtgcggtgcccccctccatagatttccacctcggtcatatcgttgtagtgcttaggcgaagccctgcgtcggtaacttcatcatcaccgtcatcacgccgtcgtgctgacgaaactctccctcggcctcagctggatcaagagttcgagggacgtcaccgagctgaacgtgtgcagatcgcggaggtgccgtgcgttcggtacttgatcggttggatcgcgaagacgttcgactacatcaatcgcattacttaacgcttccgttttcggtctacgagggtacgtggacacactctcctgctcattgctatgcatcacatagatagatcttgcgtgatcgtaggtaatttttttgaaatactgcgttccccaacataagaAGGCCAAGGGGTCGCCTCGTCCTAGGCCGGCGCCTCGTGTAGCTACTCCGGCGCTCCCTACGGCCATTgctccggcgcgggcggcggccacAGCCTGCAACAAGTATCGCGGCCGCCAAATGCTCGATGAAATGCCTACAAGGTAAAAACAAAAACCTCGCGTGTTGTTGGTATCCGATAGTGATTGTTGGTGGCCGGTAGTGATTGTTGGTAGTGTTTGCTTTGTTCATTGTAGTGTGGAGATGAACACGGCTGAATTCCTTGCCTCCTTGGAGTCCTCGGCCGCTGTTTGACTTGGTGAGCATAACTACGACTAGTTTTGAATCATTCGGAGGCCATCGCAAGACGGTTATGATGGTTATGCTATGCATATTTTAATTTGAATATTTTTAAGATATGTATTGTGTAGTGTTTGAAGTTCGTGCGACTAGAACACAAAATTGACATAATTTTATTTTTACTCCACTATTTATAGGGTATCGGCTAGGTGCGGCCAAAGTAAAAATTTACTTCACTAACTTTACTTCGTCAGATACTACACTAGCTTTTAGGGAATCCACCCGAAAAAAAGAAGAACTTTTAGAGGACAGTTAGAAATGCCCTAACGTCTTTCGATAATTTCACTTCAGTCAGTGGTTCTACGGTTTCAGCACCCACAGACATGATGGCGTGTTTTAGGTGTACAACGCAACGTTTGGGAACGGCGCGCCAGCCGAACGCTCGGCCGGTCACGCGTCCACGCGGTCAAAGGGCCCGCACGTAGACATCCCTTCTATTCTTCTCCTTCCTTCTTTTCTCTTCTTCCTCCGTCACTCCTTCTCTGCTTCTTTCTAAGGCCCCCGTCATGGTCGCACGGCTTCAGGAGCTTGAGGACCATGCCATGGCGTGCCCTAGGAGCCATGGCGGATCTGCGATGGCGGTGGGCGTGAGTGTGCGGAGGCGCTCTGATCTCCGATGAGGGAAATACGACGAGGGTCGTCGTCGCTCGCCGCAACTTTTCCTCTCTGACACGCGGCCGCTGCTCCCTTTTTTCTGattgacgatgcgggagaagaaggaagcccagaggaagaaggaggggatgaCGCGGGGGGAGAGGAGGCGGCTGAATCGTGCGGCCTGGGACTCACGCATCATGGGGCTGTGgtgcgaccggcccaaatttgaGCCGGCACACCGGCGCCTAGCGGTGGCCATAGCGGAATAACCGAGCCGATTTCGAATTATCGGTCACTTTATTATATATATTTcttattatttacaaataataCTAATTTGTACAGATTACAAACAAACATCAAGAGGCCTGCTAAGCTACAACCGGACGCTGCTAGGGCCGATCACACGGCGCCCATTAGGAGCACCGCAGCGAGCGCAGGGACGCCGGTGTGTCCATGGACGCGGCGTCAAACATGCAACAGCGGTCGGCGGCCTCGATTCCGTAGTCCATGAGCGGGCGGCGCTCCAGCTCGTCGTCGTGCCGGCGCGCGCACTCCGGGACCTCGAGCTCCCCCTTGTCTATGTGCGCCCACAGGTATTCGAGCCTGCTCATGTACCTCAGCTTCTCGTACAACCTGCAGGTTCAAAGATTTAATTTCCAGCGGACAGCACCAATGCCAAACACCGAATCGGGTCACGGCTGATCAGCCGCACCGCACATACCCGGAGCTGAAGAGGAAACGGCCGAAGGTTGCGAAGAAGAGCCGGGCCTGGATGCCGGGGTGCACGAAGTACACGGCGCGCAGCCTCTCCCTGGCCGCGGCCGGCATGCACTCGTACGCCGCGCGGATGGCGCCCAGGCCGGGGAAGTTGTCGCCGCGGTCGACGAGCGAGTGCATGTACACCACCACGAAGTCCCGCTCCCCGACCTCCGGGAGCACCCGCTTCCGCAGGTGCGCCTTCAGCGCCTCCTCCGCCCGCCCGCCCAGCGCGCGCGCTGCATCACGCAGAGACAGAGACCTGTCAGTCGCCTTTTGCGCGAACATATCCGACCCGAGACCAGATCGCTATGGCCTATGGGTTAACTAAATCTTACCGGGGAAGTACTTGCCGACGATCCTGACGACGGCGCGGCCCCCTTTGTCGCCGCCCTGCACGGTGATCGCCCGGCTGCGGTCCAGCAGCAGCTCCGGCTCGGTCGTCACGTCCTTGGCAACGGTACCCACCATGATGTGTGTTTTGtcttgtgtgtgcgcgcgcgtctGACTGAAGAGCTCGCCAGCTCGGAGCAGAGAGGTGAGCGTTTAAATGGCGATCGATGCGAGTGGGCTGACGCAGGACGGTGGcatggcgcggcgcggcgcgtGGGGGTGCGGTGGGCTGGTTTCCTGGGCCGTTGGGGGATGGGCGCGAGCGGTGGTGGACGAGGCGATGCGGGATCCCGGGAGGATATCCGGGGAATATTTTTGTTGGGGGATGGAGTGGAGTGGATAGGCGCCGCCCTGGGGAGTTCCCGGCGTTTCTGTGTGCCGGTCTTAAATGAAATCGGGATTGAATTTGGCTGTTTTGCCTTTGTTGGAGTAACTGTACGCAGGGTACTTTCCTCATTTCTCTTGACGGTTAGTTTGAGATATCAACATAACGAAGATAATATTACATCAATATATTACTTAAAAAATGGGTGTAGGGTCCCAAGCACGGATGAGACGCAGCCGCCGCCTCCCTCTTCAAGAAAGAACTCCGGGTTCCTGTGTCTCACGCCGGTCCGCCTTATCTTTGGTGGCCTTAGGGCTATAAAGGCGCGGTGGACCTCAACCCTTGCTGACGAAAGGGTTCTTGCTTCGTTTTTTTGGTGGTTTTGTAATTTTTTTTAGGGTTTGTATCCTACTCTGGAAAACGAGCGGTCTCGGCTCCCTGAAGatagaataaggttctccccgcgtACCCTCCCTCTCCCCCGCGGTTTCGGTGATGCGTCTAGCGCCATcgaagggcgtgtggaggtgtgtccctagcggatctcgcgggattcagtcggtgctggtcttcggtggatccGCTTGGATCATGCCTTGTTcgtgtgtctacaggttggatcctttcAATCTATATTTCTCTTCATCAGCGACAGTTGTTGTTCTGGTGTGTTGGTCCAGTGCggtcttagcacgatgacttccagACTGTATACTATAAAAAGTTTGGTCCGTGTCGTgattttgtcacggtagatgtcctcgtgaaaggacttagtcatgaggccatcgCCGCTAGGTGATTGCTTGAATGGAGTTGatgttgatcggaatcgagagataagggtttacccaagtttggctcctcacggtggaggtaaaagcctacgtcctgctttgtgtttattgatgatgatgatctcgattacaaggATGCGACTTGGCTAACCTAGTACTCGAGAGCTTGTAACTTAGTCCTTCTCCCTCAAGGGCTCCCCTCTATACATAGGTGGAGGCCCGGCCTTACAATAGAGTCCGGGTCGTATTATGACCCGTGACCTAGTATGTGTCCTATTAGCCTTGTTCCCTAAGTAAGGAAGCTTCAGGTGGCGACTCGTACTTTTGGGCTTCGAGCCGCCGTCTTCAAGTACTAGCTGTTGAGTCGGCCCACTCTACAAGCCGCCCTGCAGGCCTTGAGGTCTTGAACGTCACAGCCCATCTTGAGTCTTGCTTATTAAGTCGCCACTGAGGTAACCCGACCCAGTTAGGCGGGTCATATCGTGGGCATATATCCCCAATAGTCTGCCTCCGGTGAGGAAGGGGTGATGACAGCGGCACGCCTTCGGCTCGTTCCAGtacttgtagtcgttgctaggtggtctacggcatggatttaatttttattatttgtttgttCTTTGTATTGCTATGACATGATGAACAGATCGGAAATTTTctcgcaatatatatatatatatatatatatatatatataaacataccAAACGCCTACAAGTACTCACGCCCTCCGGCGATGGTAAGATCGCCCAAAAAATGGGGATAGGGTGGAAAGGAAATTATTCCtacaccgcgccgccgcctcgccatccCATACCAAACACGAAGACTCCCTAAAAAAACCTAAAACAAATTGCCCACGTAAGTGCACACCGGATCAGGATATGAGACCAAGCTCGCCCCGTCCAGGACAATGCACCAACGCCTTCTTCTCCGATGGCGTAGCGAGGTCGGGCTACCAATGAGGATCGACGCATTGGATCCTCCGGCCAAACCGACGCCATCACCGAGCCTGCTTGACGAAGACTTCCATTCGATCCTTCATCTGCTTTGTCATCCACAACAGCCCTCAAATACCTCCATAGCATGCCGCCCTAGACCAGGACCTCCCGGCCGCGGTCGGCGTCGCGTGTGCTTTGCTAGTGTCGGCAGCGAGATGGGTGGGCGAcaggcggtggctagggttgtaTGTCGCTTGCCTCATCGCCTCCCTCACGAAAAAATAATTTCGTTAAAAAATCAAGATTATATCTTGAAAATTGGACTTATAAGTTTTTTTTCAAAATGTTCTTAGCATGATATGGCTTGTCAGGCTATATGAACATATTGTAATAATATTTTGTGGTCATCACAAAAGAagattttttggcctttctctagGGTTTTGAGAACATATGGCGACTAAACTTTTCCTCAACCCTCTgccgactgttggaaatatgtcctagaggcaataataaattggttattattatatttccttgttcatgataatcgtttattatccatgctagaattgtattgataggaaactcagatacatgtgtggatacatagacaacaccatgtccctggtaagcctctagttgactagctcgttgatcaatagatggttacggtttcctgaccatggacattggatgtcgttgataacgggatcacatcattaggagaatgatgtgatggacaagacccaatcctaagccaagcacaagatcgtgtagttcatttgctcagagcttttctaatgtcaagtatcatttccttagaccatgagattgtgcaactcccggataccgtaggaatgctttgggtgtaccaaacgtcacaacgtaactgggtggctataaaggtgcactaaaggtatctccgaaagtgtctgttgggttggcacgaatcgagactgggatttgtcactccgtgtaaacggagaggtatctctgggcccactcggtaggacatcattataatgtgcacaatgtgaccaaggagttgatcacgggatgatgtgttacggaacgagtaaagagacttgccggtaacgagattgaacaaggtatcgggataccgacgatcgaatctcgggcaagtaacataccgattgacaaagggaattgtatacgggattgattgaatcctcaacatcgtggttcatccgatgagatcatcatggaacatgtgggagccaacatgggtatccagatcccgctgttggttattggccggagaacgtctcggtcatgtctgcatggttcccgaacccgtagggtctacacacttaaggttcggtgatgctagggttatagagatattagtatgcggtaacccgaaagttgttcggagtcccggatgagatcccggacgtcacgaggagttccggaatggtccggaggtaaagatttatatatgagaagtcttattttggtcgccggaaaagtttcgcactttatcggtattgtaccgggagtgccgaaaggggtccgggggtccaccaaggggtccaccagccccggggagggcacatgggctgtggggggtgcgccttggcctatatgggccaagggaaccagccccaagaggcccatgcgccaagagataagataaacggagagtcctaaagggggaaggcacctccgaggtgccttggggaggaaggactcctccctggccgcacccttccttggaggaagggccaaggctgcgcccccctctcccttggccctatatatggtgggggggagggagggcagcaatatcctagcccctggcgcctccctctccctcccgtgacacctctccctcccgttagtgcttggcgaagccctaccgggatccccgctacttccaccaccacgccgtcgtgctgctggatctccatcaacctctcctccccccttgctggatcaagaaggaggagacgtcgctgctccgtacgtgtgttgaacgcggaggtgccgtccgttcggcgctaggatcatcggtgatttggatcacgacgagtacgattccatcaaccccgttctcttgaacgcttccgctcgcgatctacaagggtatgtagatgcactccccttcccctcgttgctagattactccatatattgatcttggtgatgcgtagaaaattttgaatttcagctacgttccccaatagtggcatcatgagctaggtctatgcgtagtttctatgcacgagtagaacacaaagtagttgtgggcgtagatgttgccaattcttcttgccgctactagtcttatcttgtttcggcggcattgtgggatgaagcggcccggaccgaccttacacgtacgcttacgtgagacaggttccaccgactgacatgcactagttgcataaggtggctagcgggtgtctgtctctcccactttagtcggaacgaatttgatgaaaagggtccttatgaagggtaaatagaaattggcatatcacgttgtggttttacgtaggtaagaaacgttcttgctagaaacctatacaagccacgtaaaaacttgcaacaacaattagaggacgtctaacttgtttttgcagcatgtgctatgtgatgtgatatggccaaaaggatgtgatgaatgatatatgtgatgtatgagattgatcatgttcttgtaataggaatcacgacttgcatgtcgatgagtatgacaaccggcaggagccataggagttgtctttattttttgtatgacctgcgtgtcattgaataacgccatgtaaattactttactttattgctaagcgcgttagccatagaagtagaagtaatcgttggcgtgacaacttcatgaagacacaatgatggagatcatgatgatggagatcatggtgtcatgccggtgacaaagatcatcatggtgccccgaagatggagatcaaaggagcaaaatgatattggccatatcatgtcactatttgattgcatgtgatgtttatcatgttatgcatcttatttgcttagaacgacggtagcataaataagatgatccctcactaaaaatttcaagagacgtgttccccctaactgtgcaccgttgcgaaggttcgttgtttcgaagcaccacgtgatgatcgggtgtgatagattctaacgttcgaatacaacggttgttgacgagcctagcatgtacagacatggcctcggaacacatgcaaaacacttaggttgacttgacgagcctagcatgtacagacatggcctcggaatacaagagaccgaaaggtcgaacatgagtcgtatagcagatatgatcaacatggagatgttcaccgatgatgactagtccgtctcacgtgatgatcggacacggcctagtttgactcggatcatgtgtcacttagatgactagagggatgtctatctgagtgggagttcattaaataatcagatgaacttcattatcatgaacatagtcaaaaggtctttgcaaattatgtcatacgctttagttctactgtttaagatatgttcctagagaaaatttagttgaaagttggtagtagcaattatgcggactgggtccgtaaactgaggattgtcctcattgctgcacagaaggcttatgtccttaatgcaccgctcggtgtgctgaacctcagcgtcgtctgtagatgttgcggaacatctgacatacacgttttgataactacgtgatagttcagtgcgtaatgataacggtttagaattgtggcaccaaagacggttttttgaaacgtcgcagaacatgtgagatgttccgaagactgaaattgggatttcagactagtgcccacgtcaagaggtatgagacctctgacaagtttcttaagcctgcaaactaagggagaaaagctcaatcgttgagcatgtcctcagattgtctgagtactacaatcgcttgaatcgagtgggagttaatcttccagatgagatagtgatggttctccataatcactgccaccaagctattagagcttcgtgatgaactataaatatcaaggatagatgataatccttgagcaactcgcgatgtttgacaccgcgaaagtagaaatcaagaaggagcatcaattgttgatggttagtaaaaccactagtttctagaagggcaagggcaaaagggacacttcatgaaacaacaaatcgtttgctgctctagtgaagaatcccaaggttgaacccaaacccgagactaagtgattctgtaatgaggggaacggtcactgaagcagtactaccctagatacttggtagatgagaaggcaggcaaggtcgacagaagtatattggatatacattatatgaatgtgtactttactagtactcctagcggcaccagggtattagataccggttcggttgctaagtgttagtaactcgaaataaaagctgcggaataaacggagactggctaaaggtgagatgatgatatgtgttggaagtgtttccaaggttgatgtgatcaagcatcgcatgctccctctactatcgagatttggtgtttgcgttgagcatgattggattatgtttatcgcaatacggttattcatttaaggagaataatggttactctgtttatttgaataataccttcaatggtcttgcacctaaaatgaatctcgatcgtagtgatacacatgttcatgccaaaagtaatgatagtaccacatacttgtggcactgctatttgagtcatattgggataaaacgcatgaagaagctccatgtagatggatctttggactcagtcgtttttgaaaggattgagacatgcgaaccatgtctattggtatatatgcatgaagaaactccatgcagatggatcgtttggactcacttgatttcgaatcacttgagacatgcaaatcataccacatgggcaacatgactgaaagtcctcgttttcagtaagatgga encodes the following:
- the LOC123141630 gene encoding protein GDAP2 homolog, which gives rise to MVGTVAKDVTTEPELLLDRSRAITVQGGDKGGRAVVRIVGKYFPARALGGRAEEALKAHLRKRVLPEVGERDFVVVYMHSLVDRGDNFPGLGAIRAAYECMPAAARERLRAVYFVHPGIQARLFFATFGRFLFSSGLYEKLRYMSRLEYLWAHIDKGELEVPECARRHDDELERRPLMDYGIEAADRCCMFDAASMDTPASLRSLRCS